One part of the Augochlora pura isolate Apur16 chromosome 3, APUR_v2.2.1, whole genome shotgun sequence genome encodes these proteins:
- the LOC144478971 gene encoding diacylglycerol lipase-beta isoform X1 — protein sequence MPAIKLFGRKWLAATDDLVYPGLFEIFIRAVWFILIGTACLRYYQYTWNCQLGGVLVRVFLLGQLTYLLLTMVFMLLIVRYSVKGSIMDTKARKYVEPLLTVKILLLLPEIAWNVLGSIWMFGGSVKCSYDHYTTTVVQALVLFDWILIGLTIFGLALIFDPLGSIENKNLENLAEHSKLSSLWLRRFKFLWWMRKDESADETFQHIAGLLTGLFRGTDLVPSDVVAGSILLRIRRKREIHELRRLRLFADPVTTTDASVIFANTPSWMNLELASHYIKLSIACYGWLYAIYMHTCTGCFRVLQNLTCCSCFRRKRTVIIGDNCCYCYLAGFKYMSDWPVDDILYASFKNYLCEIPFCVVVDHKTNNIVIAIRGSLSVRDILTDIDAGSAFFECEGLPPGSMAHSGMIVGAKVILKQLKEHKILERAFNTHPNYDLMLTGHSLGAGISILLAFLLRPQYPNVKVYAFATPAGLLSREVARISEEFVFTIGVGDDFVMRLGVDSIENLRTSLVMTLQACRLPKYRVVMNGLGYMLSGIPEKDLNKTWSSCNIITTSAGQSPLLSDRDAITAQDDIKYDRDITRRRFSKVRLYIGGKILHITKIKSKAKESEGKSKKESSKEKKYGMRWAQPEEFKELIVMPRMLLDHLPETIEHAVNTLIKQQNDLPYYFDP from the exons GTTCATTCTTATTGGCACCGCCTGCCTTCGATACTATCAGTACACATGGAACTGTCAGTTGGGTGGCGTTTTGGTTCGCGTGTTCCTCTTAGGACAATTGACGTATCTCCTGCTAACCATGGTTTTTATGCTTCTAATCGTCAGATACAGTGTGAAAGGATCTATTATGGATACGAAGGCTCGCAAATACGTGGAACCGCTTCTGACAGTCAA GATACTGCTGCTCCTGCCCGAGATAGCATGGAACGTTTTAGGAAGTATTTGGATGTTTGGCGGAAGCGTCAAGTGCTCATACGATCATTACACCACGACCGTCGTTCAAGCACTCGTGCTTTTCGACTGGATCCTCATAGGTCTGACTATTTTCGGCCTAGCGCTGATCTTCGACCCCCTGGGCTCAATCGAGAacaaaaatcttgaaaatttggCCGAACACAGCAAGCTGTCGAGCCTTTGGTTGCGTAGATTCAAGTTCCTCTGGTGGATGCGAAAAGACGAGAGTGCTGATGAGACTTTTCAACATATCGCTG GCTTGCTAACTGGTCTGTTCCGAGGAACAGACTTGGTTCCATCGGATGTAGTGGCAGGAAGCATTTTACTAAGAATACGACGGAAACGTGAAATCCATGAACTGCGTCGGCTGAGACTCTTTGCTGATCCAGTAACTACAACAG atgcATCGGTCATCTTCGCTAATACACCTAGTTGGATGAACTTGGAGTTGGCTTCTCATTATATAAAGCTATCAATAGCCTGTTATGGATGGTTATACGCAATTTATATGCACACGTGTACCGGATGCTTCCGcgttttacagaatttaaccTGCTGCTCCTGTTTTCG ACGGAAACGGACTGTCATTATTGGAGACAATTGTTGCTACTGCTATTTAGCCGGCTTTAAATACATGTCAGACTGGCCCGTAGACGATATTCTTTATGCgtcctttaaaaattatttatgcgaG atACCATTCTGTGTCGTCGTAGATCATAAGACAAACAATATCGTCATCGCCATACGAGGCAGTTTATCTGTACGTGATATACTGACAGATATTGATGCGGGTTCCGcgtttttcgaatgcgaaggCCTTCCGCCGGGCTCAATG GCTCACAGCGGTATGATAGTAGGAGCGAAAGTCATTTTGAAGCAACTGAAGGAACATAAGATTTTGGAACGAGCGTTCAACACACATCCTAACTATGACTTGATGCTGACAG GTCACAGTCTAGGTGCTGGTATAAGCATTCTATTAGCGTTTTTATTGAGGCCTCAGTATCCGAATGTGAAGGTCTACGCGTTTGCCACACCGG CGGGTCTCCTTTCACGAGAAGTTGCTAGAATTTCGGAAGAATTTGTCTTCACAATAGGAGTCGGCGATGATTTCGTGATGAGACTCGGGGTTGACAGTATAGAGAACTTGAGGACATCCTTGGTCATGACGTTGCAAGCCTGTCGATTGCCCAAG TACAGAGTGGTCATGAACGGGTTGGGCTATATGTTGTCTGGCATCCCTGAAAAGGATCTGAATAAAACTTGGAGTTCGTGCAATATTATAACAACGTCAGCAGGACAGTCGCCGTTGCTCAGCGACCGGGACGCCATCACTGCTCAG GACGATATTAAATACGATCGAGATATTACGCGGAGAAGATTTTCGAAAGTAAGACTCTACATTGGAGGGAAAATACTCCACATAACGAAGATTAAGTCGAAAGCAAAAGAATCAGAAGGAAAAAG CAAAAAGGAGAGTTCGAAGGAGAAGAAATACGGAATGCGATGGGCGCAACcggaagaatttaaagaattaattgtgaTGCCACGGATGTTATTGGATCATCTGCCAGAAACCATAGAACATGCTGTGAATACCTTAATAAAACAACAGAACGATCTACCATACTACTTTGATCCGTGA
- the LOC144478971 gene encoding diacylglycerol lipase-beta isoform X2 yields MPAIKLFGRKWLAATDDLVYPGLFEIFIRAVWFILIGTACLRYYQYTWNCQLGGVLVRVFLLGQLTYLLLTMVFMLLIVRYSVKGSIMDTKARKYVEPLLTVKILLLLPEIAWNVLGSIWMFGGSVKCSYDHYTTTVVQALVLFDWILIGLTIFGLALIFDPLGSIENKNLENLAEHSKLSSLWLRRFKFLWWMRKDESADETFQHIAGLLTGLFRGTDLVPSDVVAGSILLRIRRKREIHELRRLRLFADPVTTTDASVIFANTPSWMNLELASHYIKLSIACYGWLYAIYMHTCTGCFRVLQNLTCCSCFRRKRTVIIGDNCCYCYLAGFKYMSDWPVDDILYASFKNYLCEAHSGMIVGAKVILKQLKEHKILERAFNTHPNYDLMLTGHSLGAGISILLAFLLRPQYPNVKVYAFATPAGLLSREVARISEEFVFTIGVGDDFVMRLGVDSIENLRTSLVMTLQACRLPKYRVVMNGLGYMLSGIPEKDLNKTWSSCNIITTSAGQSPLLSDRDAITAQDDIKYDRDITRRRFSKVRLYIGGKILHITKIKSKAKESEGKSKKESSKEKKYGMRWAQPEEFKELIVMPRMLLDHLPETIEHAVNTLIKQQNDLPYYFDP; encoded by the exons GTTCATTCTTATTGGCACCGCCTGCCTTCGATACTATCAGTACACATGGAACTGTCAGTTGGGTGGCGTTTTGGTTCGCGTGTTCCTCTTAGGACAATTGACGTATCTCCTGCTAACCATGGTTTTTATGCTTCTAATCGTCAGATACAGTGTGAAAGGATCTATTATGGATACGAAGGCTCGCAAATACGTGGAACCGCTTCTGACAGTCAA GATACTGCTGCTCCTGCCCGAGATAGCATGGAACGTTTTAGGAAGTATTTGGATGTTTGGCGGAAGCGTCAAGTGCTCATACGATCATTACACCACGACCGTCGTTCAAGCACTCGTGCTTTTCGACTGGATCCTCATAGGTCTGACTATTTTCGGCCTAGCGCTGATCTTCGACCCCCTGGGCTCAATCGAGAacaaaaatcttgaaaatttggCCGAACACAGCAAGCTGTCGAGCCTTTGGTTGCGTAGATTCAAGTTCCTCTGGTGGATGCGAAAAGACGAGAGTGCTGATGAGACTTTTCAACATATCGCTG GCTTGCTAACTGGTCTGTTCCGAGGAACAGACTTGGTTCCATCGGATGTAGTGGCAGGAAGCATTTTACTAAGAATACGACGGAAACGTGAAATCCATGAACTGCGTCGGCTGAGACTCTTTGCTGATCCAGTAACTACAACAG atgcATCGGTCATCTTCGCTAATACACCTAGTTGGATGAACTTGGAGTTGGCTTCTCATTATATAAAGCTATCAATAGCCTGTTATGGATGGTTATACGCAATTTATATGCACACGTGTACCGGATGCTTCCGcgttttacagaatttaaccTGCTGCTCCTGTTTTCG ACGGAAACGGACTGTCATTATTGGAGACAATTGTTGCTACTGCTATTTAGCCGGCTTTAAATACATGTCAGACTGGCCCGTAGACGATATTCTTTATGCgtcctttaaaaattatttatgcgaG GCTCACAGCGGTATGATAGTAGGAGCGAAAGTCATTTTGAAGCAACTGAAGGAACATAAGATTTTGGAACGAGCGTTCAACACACATCCTAACTATGACTTGATGCTGACAG GTCACAGTCTAGGTGCTGGTATAAGCATTCTATTAGCGTTTTTATTGAGGCCTCAGTATCCGAATGTGAAGGTCTACGCGTTTGCCACACCGG CGGGTCTCCTTTCACGAGAAGTTGCTAGAATTTCGGAAGAATTTGTCTTCACAATAGGAGTCGGCGATGATTTCGTGATGAGACTCGGGGTTGACAGTATAGAGAACTTGAGGACATCCTTGGTCATGACGTTGCAAGCCTGTCGATTGCCCAAG TACAGAGTGGTCATGAACGGGTTGGGCTATATGTTGTCTGGCATCCCTGAAAAGGATCTGAATAAAACTTGGAGTTCGTGCAATATTATAACAACGTCAGCAGGACAGTCGCCGTTGCTCAGCGACCGGGACGCCATCACTGCTCAG GACGATATTAAATACGATCGAGATATTACGCGGAGAAGATTTTCGAAAGTAAGACTCTACATTGGAGGGAAAATACTCCACATAACGAAGATTAAGTCGAAAGCAAAAGAATCAGAAGGAAAAAG CAAAAAGGAGAGTTCGAAGGAGAAGAAATACGGAATGCGATGGGCGCAACcggaagaatttaaagaattaattgtgaTGCCACGGATGTTATTGGATCATCTGCCAGAAACCATAGAACATGCTGTGAATACCTTAATAAAACAACAGAACGATCTACCATACTACTTTGATCCGTGA
- the LOC144478971 gene encoding diacylglycerol lipase-beta isoform X3, producing MDTKARKYVEPLLTVKILLLLPEIAWNVLGSIWMFGGSVKCSYDHYTTTVVQALVLFDWILIGLTIFGLALIFDPLGSIENKNLENLAEHSKLSSLWLRRFKFLWWMRKDESADETFQHIAGLLTGLFRGTDLVPSDVVAGSILLRIRRKREIHELRRLRLFADPVTTTDASVIFANTPSWMNLELASHYIKLSIACYGWLYAIYMHTCTGCFRVLQNLTCCSCFRRKRTVIIGDNCCYCYLAGFKYMSDWPVDDILYASFKNYLCEIPFCVVVDHKTNNIVIAIRGSLSVRDILTDIDAGSAFFECEGLPPGSMAHSGMIVGAKVILKQLKEHKILERAFNTHPNYDLMLTGHSLGAGISILLAFLLRPQYPNVKVYAFATPAGLLSREVARISEEFVFTIGVGDDFVMRLGVDSIENLRTSLVMTLQACRLPKYRVVMNGLGYMLSGIPEKDLNKTWSSCNIITTSAGQSPLLSDRDAITAQDDIKYDRDITRRRFSKVRLYIGGKILHITKIKSKAKESEGKSKKESSKEKKYGMRWAQPEEFKELIVMPRMLLDHLPETIEHAVNTLIKQQNDLPYYFDP from the exons ATGGATACGAAGGCTCGCAAATACGTGGAACCGCTTCTGACAGTCAA GATACTGCTGCTCCTGCCCGAGATAGCATGGAACGTTTTAGGAAGTATTTGGATGTTTGGCGGAAGCGTCAAGTGCTCATACGATCATTACACCACGACCGTCGTTCAAGCACTCGTGCTTTTCGACTGGATCCTCATAGGTCTGACTATTTTCGGCCTAGCGCTGATCTTCGACCCCCTGGGCTCAATCGAGAacaaaaatcttgaaaatttggCCGAACACAGCAAGCTGTCGAGCCTTTGGTTGCGTAGATTCAAGTTCCTCTGGTGGATGCGAAAAGACGAGAGTGCTGATGAGACTTTTCAACATATCGCTG GCTTGCTAACTGGTCTGTTCCGAGGAACAGACTTGGTTCCATCGGATGTAGTGGCAGGAAGCATTTTACTAAGAATACGACGGAAACGTGAAATCCATGAACTGCGTCGGCTGAGACTCTTTGCTGATCCAGTAACTACAACAG atgcATCGGTCATCTTCGCTAATACACCTAGTTGGATGAACTTGGAGTTGGCTTCTCATTATATAAAGCTATCAATAGCCTGTTATGGATGGTTATACGCAATTTATATGCACACGTGTACCGGATGCTTCCGcgttttacagaatttaaccTGCTGCTCCTGTTTTCG ACGGAAACGGACTGTCATTATTGGAGACAATTGTTGCTACTGCTATTTAGCCGGCTTTAAATACATGTCAGACTGGCCCGTAGACGATATTCTTTATGCgtcctttaaaaattatttatgcgaG atACCATTCTGTGTCGTCGTAGATCATAAGACAAACAATATCGTCATCGCCATACGAGGCAGTTTATCTGTACGTGATATACTGACAGATATTGATGCGGGTTCCGcgtttttcgaatgcgaaggCCTTCCGCCGGGCTCAATG GCTCACAGCGGTATGATAGTAGGAGCGAAAGTCATTTTGAAGCAACTGAAGGAACATAAGATTTTGGAACGAGCGTTCAACACACATCCTAACTATGACTTGATGCTGACAG GTCACAGTCTAGGTGCTGGTATAAGCATTCTATTAGCGTTTTTATTGAGGCCTCAGTATCCGAATGTGAAGGTCTACGCGTTTGCCACACCGG CGGGTCTCCTTTCACGAGAAGTTGCTAGAATTTCGGAAGAATTTGTCTTCACAATAGGAGTCGGCGATGATTTCGTGATGAGACTCGGGGTTGACAGTATAGAGAACTTGAGGACATCCTTGGTCATGACGTTGCAAGCCTGTCGATTGCCCAAG TACAGAGTGGTCATGAACGGGTTGGGCTATATGTTGTCTGGCATCCCTGAAAAGGATCTGAATAAAACTTGGAGTTCGTGCAATATTATAACAACGTCAGCAGGACAGTCGCCGTTGCTCAGCGACCGGGACGCCATCACTGCTCAG GACGATATTAAATACGATCGAGATATTACGCGGAGAAGATTTTCGAAAGTAAGACTCTACATTGGAGGGAAAATACTCCACATAACGAAGATTAAGTCGAAAGCAAAAGAATCAGAAGGAAAAAG CAAAAAGGAGAGTTCGAAGGAGAAGAAATACGGAATGCGATGGGCGCAACcggaagaatttaaagaattaattgtgaTGCCACGGATGTTATTGGATCATCTGCCAGAAACCATAGAACATGCTGTGAATACCTTAATAAAACAACAGAACGATCTACCATACTACTTTGATCCGTGA